The DNA segment GGTGCTTCTGCTCGTACCTGGCGCCTCAAAAGGAAATATAATGGAATTAGTAAACTTCATTCTCGGCTTTGTAGAAGCTATGAGTTGGGCTGAGCGTATTTCAATCGCAACAGGGTTAATTTATATTGTTCTGAGCGTTAGGCAAAAGCCGTTATGCTGGCCTATTGGTATCATTAGTGTTGGCATTTGGATGGTCGTTGTGTTTGACGGCAAGCTCTACATGGATGCCTTTCTTCAGTTCGTCTACGTAGTACTTGGTTTTTATGGTTGGTGGCAGTGGTTGCGTGGTGGTGAAAACGATACTCCGTTGCCAGTACGTACTGTTGATCGTGCTCTTGCGATGAAGCTCGCTGCCATTGGTGTAGTTGCAATCGCAATTTTTGGATATATTTCGCAAAACGTGTTACATGCTGCGTTTCCATGGCTTGATACCATTACAACCGTCATCAGTTTGATTGCCCAATACCTGCTGGCTCGTAAGTACTTGGAAAACTGGATTCTGTGGATTGTTGCGGACGCGATGTATATCTACATCTACTTTGCTAAAGGGTGGACTGGGTACAGCGGTCTTATGGCGGTATACACGATTATGGCTGTTGCTGGTTTCTATAGCTGGTACAAATCCATGCAGACAGAATCTGTAAGCGCAGAGGGCAAATGTCAGACTGCATAACTGCTAAAAGAGTGGGAGCAGGGGGCAGTTCTCCCGTTCGCATTGTGCTGACCGGTTCTGAATGTACAGGTAAATCTACGTTGGGTGCCATGCTCGCAGAGCATTACGGCGTTCCATATGTAGAAGAATATTTGCGTGAGTACTTTATTGCTAATGACGGGGTGCTTACGCTTGAAGACGCCGTTCCTATTGCAAAGGGGCAGTTGAAGGCAGAGCTTGCTGTAGAGACTCAAGAGCCTCGTTTTTTGCTCTGTGACACGAATATGTTGTCTTCTGCTGTGTATAATAAGTATTACTATGGAACAAATCCTGAGTGGATTGAATCTGCCTTATTGCAGCGTGAGTACACTTTGTACTTGCTCTGTGGAGTAGATATTCCGTGGGAAGATGATGGGCAGCGGGACAGACCTGAAGAGCGCGAATACATGCAAGGTTTATTTCAAAAAGAATTGGAAGACCGAAATCTTGCTTTTGTGAAGATTCAGGGGACACGGCAGGAGCGCTTTGCACGTGCAGTAGAAGCCATTGACGTTATTTTGTCAGCAGCCAATTAATTTCGAAATTGCGTAAAGAAAACGCCTTTGTGTGAAAACGCAGAGGCGTTTTTTTGTTGAAATAGAGTGTGGTGATTGGGGAGTGGCAGCAAGAGCGCTGTTTTTTACTTGCGTTAAGAGTTATCCGCTGAGCGGGATGTAACCGCTAGGTTGTTGATACAAAAAAAGCTCACAGTGTTCACTGTGAGCTTTAAATTCGTGGTCGGAGAGACAGGATTCGAACCTGCGACCCTCTGGTCCCAAACCAGATGCGCTACCAACCTGCGCCACTCTCCGTCGCGAAGAAGTAACTAAGGAAATCTGGCGTTACTTGCAAGTAAAAAATGCAGAAAAAACGAAATTTATGTAAAAAAGGAACGAGTTCCATTGATTCTCAAGGAGAAAACGAGTTCATGTCCTATGAACCCTTCATGAGATATAGAAAATTGAGGTGCAGAATCGAGCAGTCTCAGTTTTATGTCGCTGAAAACGAAAAAGCTCACAGTTTTCACTGTGAGCTTTAAATTCGGTGGTCGGAGAGACAGGATTCGAACCTGCGACCCTCTGGTCCCAAACCAGATGCGCTACCAACCTGCGCCACTCTCCGTCGCGAAGAAGTAACTAAGGAAAACCTGACCGACTTGCAAGTAAAAAATGCAGAAAAAACGAAATTTATGTAAAAAAGGACTCGTTTGTTTGGTTTTCAATATAAAAAAGTGGCTTTTTTCGTTTTCAGTCTTGGTAGTAGTGCTTATTGATTCGTTATCCTAAGAAATAGGTAAGAATCGGTGCAAAGAATAGAGCAGGCAGCATGTTGGTTAACGAAATGGTGCGAAGTTCGAGCAAGCTGATGCCAATTCCGATAATGAGTGCGCCGCCTGTTGCTGTGAGTTCAGTCATCATGCCTTCAGTCATGATTGGCTGCAGGTAGGTTGCAAGTTCTGTGAGGGTTCCCTGATAAAGAAAAACCGGAAGAGCAGAAAACAGAACACCAGCGCCGTAGGTGGCAGCAAAGGCCATAGCAGCAAATCCATCAAGGATGGATTTAGTGAACAGGATTGTATGTTCGCCCCGCAGGCCCTCTTCAAAAGATCCGAGTATTGCCATAGATCCGATACAGAAGAGCACAGACGTAGAAACAAATCCTTCTGTGAATTTTGAGTTGCTCGATTTTATGAGTGTTTTGAGTTTGTCTGCGGCTTTTGTGAGTCTTTTTTCTAAATTAAGCAGTTCACCTGTGATGGAGCCGAGAAGTACGCTGAAAACGAGAACTAATAGGTTCTTGCTTTGCATACCCATTTGAATGCCGATGATCAGAACGCACAACCCCAAGCCAGAAAAAACAATATGCCGTACCCGTTCTGGCAGGCGTCCGCCAAGGGCCAGCCCGCATACGCCTCCTACGATA comes from the Halodesulfovibrio marinisediminis DSM 17456 genome and includes:
- the pnuC gene encoding nicotinamide riboside transporter PnuC → MELVNFILGFVEAMSWAERISIATGLIYIVLSVRQKPLCWPIGIISVGIWMVVVFDGKLYMDAFLQFVYVVLGFYGWWQWLRGGENDTPLPVRTVDRALAMKLAAIGVVAIAIFGYISQNVLHAAFPWLDTITTVISLIAQYLLARKYLENWILWIVADAMYIYIYFAKGWTGYSGLMAVYTIMAVAGFYSWYKSMQTESVSAEGKCQTA
- a CDS encoding AAA family ATPase, translated to MSDCITAKRVGAGGSSPVRIVLTGSECTGKSTLGAMLAEHYGVPYVEEYLREYFIANDGVLTLEDAVPIAKGQLKAELAVETQEPRFLLCDTNMLSSAVYNKYYYGTNPEWIESALLQREYTLYLLCGVDIPWEDDGQRDRPEEREYMQGLFQKELEDRNLAFVKIQGTRQERFARAVEAIDVILSAAN
- a CDS encoding DUF554 domain-containing protein → MILPLGSFFNVACIIVGGVCGLALGGRLPERVRHIVFSGLGLCVLIIGIQMGMQSKNLLVLVFSVLLGSITGELLNLEKRLTKAADKLKTLIKSSNSKFTEGFVSTSVLFCIGSMAILGSFEEGLRGEHTILFTKSILDGFAAMAFAATYGAGVLFSALPVFLYQGTLTELATYLQPIMTEGMMTELTATGGALIIGIGISLLELRTISLTNMLPALFFAPILTYFLG